The genomic segment TGCTCGATGTGCTCGAGCGCGACATCCGGGATCGATGAAATCAGCTTGCGGGTGTAGTCGTGCTTCGGGTGGGCGTAAATCGCCTCGCTCGGGCCGAACTCAACGATCTTCCCTTCGCTCATCACCGCCATCATGTCGGACATGAACTTCACCACGCTCAGGTCGTGGCTGATGAAGATGTAAGTGAGGTTCCGCTGCTCCTGCAGGTTCTTCAGCAGGTTCAATACCTGGGCCTGCACTGACACATCGAGCGCCGAGACCGATTCATCGCAGATCAGGAATTCCGGTTCCACTGCGAGTGCCCTGGCGATGGAAATGCGCTGCCGCTGCCCGCCCGAGAATTCGTGGGGATACCGCCGCAGATGCAGCGGCTCCAGTCCCACCTCGACGAGCAACTGTGCTGCCTTTTCCCGGCGGTCGCGACGAGATGACCCCATGCCGTGAATCTGCATCGCTTCGGTCAGAACTGCTTCGACCGTCATCCGGGGATTCAGCGAGCTGTACGGATCCTGAAAGATGATCTGCATTTTGCTGCGATAGCGCTGCAGATCTTCCCCCTGAAAGGAGTTGATATCGACGCCGTCGTAGGCGATGCGTCCGGCGGTGGTCGGCACCAGCTTCACGATGGCGCGACCCGTGGTCGTCTTGCCGCAGCCGGACTCGCCAACCAGCCCCAGCGTCTGGCCGCGATAGACCTTGAAGCTGATCCCATCGACCGCCTTCACATTGCCGACGACGCTCCGGAACAGTCCTTTGCGAATCGGATAATAGATCTGCAGATCATCCAGGCTCAGCAGCGGCCGCTGTCCTTCAGGCACGGTTGTCAGAGCGCCGGCGGTTGCGGCTTCTTCGACGGGATGGCCCAGTTTCTTAAGTTCCGCACGGGGATGCAGCAGCCGTCCGCGACCGGTCGATTCCAGCAAAGCCAGCCGCGCCGGAGTCAGTTCTTTTTCGATGATGTCGTAGCTGCCGTCCGGGCGACGCGTGGCATCCATGAAGTCGCTGACTGTCGGCAGACGGCGAAACTTTGTCTCCAACCGGGGGCGGCAGGCCAGCAGTCCTTTGGTGTAAGGATGCTGAGGACGGCGGAAAATCTGTTCGACGGGCCCCTGTTCGACGAGTCGACCGCGAAACATCACCGCCACGCGATCCGCGATCTCGGCGATGACTCCCAGATCGTGCGTGATGAACAGAATCGACATGCCCCGCTGGTCGCGAAGTTGCCGCAGCAGGTCGAGAATCTGCTTTTGAATCGTGACGTCGAGCGCGGTGGTCGGCTCGTCGGCAATCAACAGTTTGGGATTGCATGAGAGCGCCATCGCGATCATCACGCGTTGCTTCTGACCGCCCGACATTTCGTGGGGAAAGCTGTCGAAGCGACGTTCTGGCTCGGGGATGCCGACCTCGCGAAAGAGTGCAATCGTCCGCTTTTTGGCTTCGCGGAAATTCACCTTCTCATGCAGTTGAATTGCTTCCGCCACCTGCTGGCCGACGCGAAAGACAGGATTCAGGCTTGTGCCCGGTTCCTGAAAGATCATGCCGATTTCGCTGCCGCGAATTCTTCGCATCTGCGGCTCCGGCAGCCGGACCAGATCTTTTCCCAGATAAGAGATCGTCCCCGACGCGAGCGTGGCCGAGACCGTCGGCAGGAGCCGCATGATCGACAGCGAGGTCACCGACTTGCCGGACCCCGATTCGCCGACGAGTCCCAGCGTCTCACCGGTGCCGAGCTGCAGGCTGAGTTCGTTCACCGCCTTGAGCGGGCCTTCATCCGTGCGAAAAACCGTCGTCAACCCGTCGATTTTCAGCAGCGTCGCATCAGCAATCATGATCCATCCTGTAGGGAACTCCCGCGCTCAGAATGCGGTGCCCAGCAGGAACTGTCAAGGTCGGGCGATTGTCCCGGACGCTGAAGCTCGAGACCGGGACCGGCGTTCCGCACGTCATGACATCTCGGCCCCATCGTCCGGGACAATTTTCTTTGCAAAATCGTCCGCAAGTTGTTTGAAGCGTTCGAGCGTTTCCGGGCTGACATGATGCTCGATCCCTTCGGCGTCGATCGCGGCAGTTCGCTCAGGGACTCCAATTGCCACGAGGAACCGGAAGACCACGTCGTGCCGACGGCTCGCTTCCGCGGCCAGCCGGGTTCCCTTTTCGGTGAGTTGAATCGGCCTGTACGGTTCCGTATCGACATAGCCCTCTTTTTTCAGACGGCTAACGATTCGGGTGACGGTGACGTGCGTCACGTCAAAGCGCTCCGCAAGGTCGACCACCCGGCACAGGCCATGCTGCGAGGTGATTTCGGCGACCGCCTCGACGTAATCCTCCGCCGTCTCGGTCGAGTGATCCTGACGAGTGCGGCGGTGTCGGGCAGCAATGCGGCGCGCATGTTTCATGCACTCGTTTTACCGAATTTCAACGAATCGGTACAGCGCTGCGGGACACGGTAGAGCGGCACATTCCGATCACAATTCCAGCACGCCAATATACGGCAGATGGCGGAACTGATGGTTGTAGTCGAGCCCGTACCCGACGACGAACTCGTCGGGGATTTCGAAGCAGTAATAGTCGGGAGTCGCCTCGACGGTGCGGCGGGCGGTTTTCCAGAGCAGTACAGCCGACCGTACGGTTCGCGGTTGAAACTGTTGCAACTGCGCGTGGATGGCCGACAGCGTACGACCGGTGTCGAAGATGTCATCCACCAGCAGGATATCCCGCCCGCGAATGTCCGGGAGAAAGTCGAGATTGATCGTCAGTTCGCCGGGCGTCGTCGCGGTACCGCGATAGCTGCTTGCCTGCACGAGTCCTAACTGATGCGGCAAGGCAATCTGCCGCATCAGGTCCGTCACCAGCACGATGCTGCCGGTCAGCACGCCAAGAACGGTCAGATTGTGTCCCTGATAGTCCTCAGTAATCCGCCGACCGAGCTGCTGCACGGCATCGGAAATGGTTTCCTGCGGAATCAGCACACGCACCTGATCCATGTCGACATGCTCCAATGAAGTTTTCAGTTTTCAGTGATCAGTTCAGACTGGAGTCGCCTGCGAATGCACAAATCACGAACATTTTCAGACGCTCCCAACTGACAACTGAAAACTGACGACTGAAAACTTTCCCCGCTACATCGTCATGCCCAGTGCGTGCGCCACCTTGCGGCTTTGCTCCATGGCGAACACGAAGGCATCCGGGGTGAGCGACTGCGCACCATCGCTCACGGCTTTTTGCGGATCGGGATGGACTTCGACAATCAGCCCGTCGGCGCCTGCGGCCACCGAGGCTGCGCACATCGGCGCGACCAGCGAGGCGATGCCGGTGCCGTGACTGGGGTCGACCACGATCGGCAGATGGGTCCGTTCCCGCAGGTAGGGCACCGTCGCCAGCGGCAACGTGAATCGGGTATGGGTTTCGAACGTGCGGATCCCCCGCTCGCAGAGAATGACTTCCTGATTTCCCTGGTCGAGAATGTATTCGGCGGCCAGCAGAAACTCTTCCATCGTCGCGCTCGGACCGCGTTTGAGCAGCACTGGTTTGCGGATTTCACCAACCGCCTGAAGGAGATGGTAGTTCTGCATGTTCCGCGCGCCGATCTGCAGAATGTCGGCATATTTGGCGACGAGTTCGACGTGATGCGGCGTCATGACCTCGGTGACGATGGCCAGCCCGGTCGCCTCACGAGCGGCGGCGAGCAGCTTGAGGCCTTCTTCTTTCATCCCCTGGAACGCGTAAGGACTGGTGCGGGGCTTGAACGCCCCTCCGCGAAGGCCCTTGGCCCCGGCGGCTTTGACCTTATGAGCGGATTCGAGAATCTGCTGTTCGCTTTCGACCGAGCAGGGACCGGCGATGACGCCGACGTTGCCGCCCCCCAGAACGAGATCGAGCACTTTGATGATGGTCGGCTCGGGCTTGGTTTCCTTGCTGGCGACCTTGTAGGGGGCCAGAATCGGGACGACCTTTTCGACTTCCTCGAACGATTCGAGCGTCTCGCGTTCGTGATTGCGTTTATCGCCCACGGCGGCAATCACGGTGCGTTCGGTACCGTAGATGATGTGGGCCTTCAGCCCGAGTTGTTCGACGCGCTGTGCGATGCGTTGAATCGCTTGTTCGCTGACTCCGCGTTTCATGACGACGATCATTGCAAATCCCCTCGGTCAAAGAGCTTGTTTCGTGACTTGTTGGTGGTTTCGAAATTGTGCGTTTGAGTCAGCATCCGGACGCCGTTTTGGCAGATCCGGAAACGAAAACAGCCCTGAAACCGCAAGGGGGTTTCAGGGCCGGAATCGGATCACATTAGTTGAAAATGGACCCCGCTACCGTGCCCGGAAACCCGGGAAGGTAAAGCTATACCAGAACCAATAGCGACCCGCAGCCTGCGATTGCAGGGCTGATTTCGGCTCGATGGTAGACTGGTACGACTTCATGACGGAATCCAAAATTCGTTGTGTTGATGCTAGATCGGCAGTTCACGGGCGTCAAGAGTGAACAGAAATCGCGAAATTGAAAAGGACTGACCGATCAGCGGCCTGACTGGTCGCACGCATAGCGCTGCCCACCGTTGATGTGTTGCCCATTTCTCCCAATTCTCAGGGTATTCCACCGACGAAAAGTTGCCGCTGGCCAACGGCGCGGGATTTGACTGTAGAATCCTTTCGTCAGACCACGCGGCGGGGTGCGGTCGTAGACATCGGCCTGCATCTTCACACCTCAATGGATTGCCGCCATGAAAATTGCCCAGGTTTCGCCCCTCCACGAAAGCGTTCCCCCCCGTTGCTACGGCGGCACAGAACGCATTGTCTCTTACCTCACGGAAGCCCTCGTCGAAATGGGTCACGACGTGACGCTGTTTGCCTCAGGCGACTCCAAGACTTCGGCTGACTTGTGCTCCGTTGTCCCGCAGTCGCTGCGGCTCGATGAAAAACGCAAAGACCCGGTCATCTATCACATGCTGCAACTGGCGGAAGTTGCCCGAGCGGCTCACAAGTTCGATATCATCCACTTTCACACCGACTTCCTGCATTTCCCCCTCTTCAGGCACATCGATACGCCGCAGCTCACCACGTTGCACGGGCGACTCGATCTCGACGACCTGATGCCGATCTACGATGAGTTCAGCGACATGCCCGTCGTCTCCATTTCCGATTCACAGCGGAAGCCCCTGCCGCAGGCGAACTGGTTCGCCACCGTTTACAACGGCGTGCCGGAAGAGACGTATGACTTTCAGGCTCAGCCCGGCAAGTACTTCGCCTTCGTCGGCCGCGTCTCCCCTGAGAAAGGGACGCACCGAGCCATCGAGATTGCGCTGCGACTCGGCATTCCTCTCAAAATCGCAGCCAAGATCGATCCCGTTGATCGGGAATACTTCGAAACCGAGATTAAACATCACCTCGATAACCCTTTGATCGAGTATCTTGGCGAAGTGAACGAGTCACAGAAGAACGTTTTGCTCGGCGGAGCGCTCGCCGCGTTGTTCCCGATCGACTGGCCCGAACCGTTCGGCCTGGTGATGATTGAAGCAATGGCCTGCGGCACGCCGGTCATTGCCTTCCGCCACGGCTCGGTGCCGGAAGTCATGGTCGATGGCGTCACCGGCTTTGTCGTCGATACCGTCGACGAAGCGGTCGCTGCTTGCCAGCGTCTCGGTGAAATCGACCGCCGCGCCTGCCGCAATCACTTTGAAGCGAAGTTTTCTTCCGCTCGCATGGCGGAAGGGTATCTCGCTGCCTACCGCAAGCTCATCAGTACGGTCAACGTGGCCGTGCCTTCAAGCGGCAATCGCCGTGAGCTGCAACCAACACGGCCATTTTCGGATCAGACCGCAATTTGACGCGGCTTGCCGTGCGGTCCGACGCGATCCTGGTCCAGGGAGGATTTCATGGAAGACGTCATTCTGGTCAATGACCAATGGTATTTCTCGGCAACATCACCGAGGGCGGATGCCCGTACGCAGGTGCTCAAGCAGGGGGATACCTTCGCCGTTTTCGACCGGCGCGGCGAGATGGGCAAGAGCGGCCTCGGGGAACAGGGACTCTATCACCTGGGGATGCGGCATCTGGATCAATGGGAGATCCTGCTCAACGGTCGTCGACCGATGCTCCTGAATTCGACCATCAAGGAGGACAACAGCCTGCTGGTGGTCGAATGCACGACGCCGGATATCCACGACGGCAATGAAGTCACCCTTCCTAAAGGGACGCTGCATGTCTTCCGCTCGATCACCGTGCAGGATTCGATCCTCTACGAACACCTGCGGCTCACGAACTATTCCCGCAATCCGCTTGAGCTGGTGATCGAGTACTCGTACGGGGCGGACTTCCACGACATGTTTGAAGTCCGCGGCGCTCATCGCGCACGTCGCGGAGAGGCGCTGCCCCCGGAAATCGAAGGCAAACGCGTCACGCTTGGCTACCGCGGCCTCGATGATGTCGTCCGTCGCACCATCATCGAGTTCGACGGCGAAGTTTTGCAACTGACCGACCGGATCGCGAAAGTCCGCGTCAGACTGAAGCCTGGTCAGGAACAGACGCTGCACGCCACCATCGGGTGTCTTAGCGGGAACGCCCAGTTCTGCGTCGTCAGTTATGCCGAAGCAGTCGAAGGGACTAAGACCCGACTGCGAAGACGGGAACAGCAACGCGCGAGAATCGTCACTTCGAACGAGCAGTTCAATCACTGGATCGATCGCTCGCTCGCCGACTTGCAGATGCTGACGACAGAGACCGTCTACGGCAGCTACCCCTACGCCGGCGTACCGTGGTTCTCAACTCCTTTCGGCCGCGACGGCATCATCACCGCGCTGCAGACGCTTTGGCTCGATCCCGAACTCTCCCGCGGCGCCCTCAGCTTCCTCGCCGCGACGCAAGCGACCGAGAAAGATCCTAAGTCCGACGCCGAACCCGGCAAGATCCTGCACGAAATGCGCGAAGGGGAAATGTCGGCGCTGGGCGAAGTTCCATTCCGCAGGTATTACGGCACAGTCGACGCCACGCCGTTGTTTGTCGTGCTGGCCGGACGCTACTTCCGCCGCACTGACGACCTCGCGTTCATCCGCGACATCTGGCCGAACATCAAGCAAGCGGTTAACTGGATGAACACCTACGGCGATGCCGACGGCGACGGCTTTGTCGAGTACCAGCGCTGCAACGACCGCGGTCTGGTGCAGCAAGGGTGGAAGGACTCGGACGATTCGATCTTCCACTCAGACGGCAGCCCCGCGGAAGGCCCGATCGCCCTGTGTGAAGTACAGGGATATGTCTATGAAGCCAAATTGCTCGCCGCTGAACTCGCGGAAGCTCTGGATGAACGGGACTGGGCAGCAGAATTACGACAACAGGCGGCCGTTCTGAAAGAGTACTTCAACGAAAAATTCTGGGTCCGGTCGATCAACACGTTCGCCATCGCTCTCGATGGCCGCAAACGCCCCTGCGCCGTACGGAGTTCGAACACCGGTCATCTGCTCTATAACGGCATCGTCGATGCCCAGCATGCAGGAGCCGTCGCCGAGACGCTGATGAGCGAGCAGTCCTTCAACGGGTGGGGCATCCGCACGATTGCGGAAGGGGAAGCTCGCTACAACCCGATGTCGTACCACAACGGATCCGTCTGGCCGCATGATACGGGCATCGCCGCCGCAGGTCTCGCACGTTACGGCGATCAGTCACGAGCGCTGCAATTGGTATCCGGCCTGTTCGAGGCCTCGCAGTATCTCGACAACGCCCGATTGCCAGAACTGTTCTGTGGGTTCCCTCGTCTGGAAGGCCATAGCCCGACGCTCTATCCCGTCGCCTGTTCTCCGCAGGCCTGGGCGGCGGGCGCGGTCTTCATGCTGCTGCAGGCGTGTCTGGGAATGACCTTCTCACCGACGAAACCGCAAATCTGCTTCGATCACCCGCGATTGCCGGAAACCCTGCAATGGGTCCGCATCTCAAATCTGCGGATGAAACAAGGCATGGTCAACATGACCCTCCGCCGCCACCCCCGCGACGTGGGACTGAACATCGACGAGAAAGAAGGCGATATCGATATCGTCCTCATCGCCTGATGTCACTGGGGCAAGCGACAACAACGCGGGCTGCACGGCGGTGCATCGGACGGTGGGCAACTGCTTCCCATCACGGGCAGCGATCGTGTGCCGCCGGCGACATGTCCCGCTGGAGCGCTCATCAGCTTCTCAACACGCTTGCTCTGGCATTGCCCGCAAACAGGCGCTTGCCCCCCGCGGACGAAGATTTCAGACTCCGCGCCGCAGTCCTGACACTGGAAATCAAAAATCGGCATCACTCACCTCGCTGCAGTGTCAGAATGTGAAACATCGTGAGCCACTGGCTCTGTCAGGGCTTACGTGTACTGCCATTACTTCGACGCTTCCGCTTCATCTTTTTTCGCACCAATCGCGAACAGGGTCGACTTGTTAGCGATGTACAGAATGTTGTTAGCGACGACAGGCGTGCTGTAGACCGAGTTCGCACAGGAGACTTCGGCGACCTGCTCGCTCTTCGGAGAGAGTTTGAAGATCGCAATGTCTCCGTCTTCGTCACCAATATAAACCTTGCCGTCGGCGATCATCGGCGAGCCCCAGGCGGCCGCGAACATGTCGTAGTTCCACTTCGATTTGCCGGTCTTCGCGTCCAGGCAGTGGAAGATCCCTGAGAAGTCGGCAATGAACAGCAGGTCATCCTTGATAGCGACCGTGCCGCAGGTGCGGTGCATCTCTTCCTCGAAATCGACCTCACCGTTGCCGTTCGTATCGTCGCCGACATAGTGCCAGACAACGGCCGAATTCGGATTGGGAATCGCCTTTTCACCCACCGCCGGATTGATCGCCTGCAAGCGTCGGGTGCCGTCGTTCTTGTCGACGACCGGCTTGTTGTTCGCATCCACAGCGAGGGTGGGGCTCACGTCTCCGCGCTTCGTCGGATCGATGCACCACAGATGGCCGTTCCCTTCGCCGTGTTCCGGATCTTCCCCCACGCCGATGAACACCAGGCCGTCGTAAATCACCGGGGTGCCGATGAGATGGTTCCGTTCGCTCCGTCCGCTCACCGAGTACTTCGATTCCTTCGGGTTGCAGTCGAACTTCCACAGCAGCTTGCTCTGCCCGGCTCCGTCGCCTTGTGGATCAAAGCTGTACAGCCAGCCGTCACCGCCGCCGAACAGTACTTGCGGCTGTCCGCCGATTACGGCGTAGGCCGGCGACGACCATTGACCATGCAGAATGTTCAATCCCGGCGACTTGTCGCTCCAGAGCACCTTGCCGGTGTCGCGGTTGATTGCAAAGAAGCTCGCCGCATTCGGCGCGGGAATGTTGGTGTGCGATTCGTCCACGCCATTGGAAGTATTCACAAACAGCACGTCGCCGACGCAGGTGAGCGAGCAGTTACACATGTTGTGCTGGGAAACGCCCAGCATCCCCATCATGTCATACTTCCAGAGGACATCCGCTTCGTCACGGTTTTCGTTGTCTTCCGCGCGAAACGGGCCGTCGTTCTCGCCGTCGTGAAAGCCTTCGGCATCGAGACAGACCACTTCGCCGCGGCTGCTCACATACCACACTCGTTCGCCGTCGATGAACACCGACGAGCAGATCCCCTGGTCGGGCCAGTCATGCACGCGGCCGGTCGGCAGCTTCTGGTTGGAATGCTGCCACAAAAACTTGCCGGTCTTCTCGTCGAAGCACAACAGCACGCCCATGTCGACGGTCTTGGGAAACCGGCTCAGGTAGGCGTGGTGATTATTGCTGCCGACGTACACTTTGCCGTTGCCGATCACCGGATTACCGTAGCTCTGAGAGCCGAGCGCCGCCGACCACAGAATGTTTTCGCCGGAGCCGACGTCCCATTCCGTGGGCAGGTCTTTCGCCGACGGCGTGTTGTTCTTGTGGCTCCAGCCCGCCCATTGCGGCCAGTCGAGTTTGCCGACCTGCATCTGGGCGATTTCTTCGAGCGCCATGGCAGTCGGATCTTCTGCCTGGGCGGCATTCGTCAGCAGCGCCGGGGCGAGCAGGGTCGACAGGCAAAGCGAGGCGGTGAAAAGTCGACGAATCATCGGTTTCCTCAATACAAAAAGCGTAGGAAGTTCGAAGGAGTCTTAGTCTCCGTTCGATTTCACTCGCTGGCGTTACGCGTGACAGTCAGGTTGTCGTAAAAGAATTCGCCGTCCTTGGTGTTCCCGAACAGGCCGGGGCTGCCCTTGGAGTTCGGCTCGATGTCTTCGGCCAGCACCGTCCACTCTTCAGGCTCGGTTTCGGCTTTCGGCCAGATCTTGCCTCGAACGACGACTTTGTCCCCCTCGTTCGACGTTTTGATTTTCATGGTGAACCAGGTTTCCGGCTTCCATTGGAATGGCACCGAGGACGAAAAACGATTCAATTGCGGTGTCCAGGTGCGGAGCTGCACCTGCTGCGACGCTCCCATCAGGTCGAATGTGTACCGCTGGCCGATCAGCCCGGCATCCGGCAGTTTATTCTGACGAGAAAAGCTGAGCACGTCGGCCTGGACCGTGTAGTCGTGCAGGTCCGTCGGCCCCATCCAGCCCTGGCTGCGGGTTCCCTTTGGGATGGTCGTGATCTTGCACATCACGCCGTTGCCATCGATCTTCCGCGGCCCTTTCTGGACGGACAATTTCGGCTCGGCAACCACTTCGTCGCCGTTGCCGGTCTTGCGGTCCCAGGTCGACCAGGTGAAGCTCCCCAGCACCCCTTCATCGACGAGTTTCTGCAGTCCTTTGTCGAACTTGGCTTTGCAGTCATCAATGGTCTTGGGCTTGTCGGTGCCTTCGGCCAGATTGAGGAACGTCAGGAAGTTCTTCCACCGCTGCTGCGGCGTCGAATCGTCAAAGTCACGTTTGGGACCGAAGTTCGCGAACTCGGTCATCATGTAGATATACAGGTCGCCGGTCTGGGGATCTTCGGCTCGCAGTTTCGACAGCAGATCCCAGTCGAGCGGAACATGCCGGTAAGCACAGCCAACCCAGGTTTGGGGAATCTGGCCGTCGTTGAAATCGAACGACCAGTTCAGATCGGGGATGACGCGGAGGCGAGCTTGCCCTTCCACGTCTTTGAACTTTGCGGAGACCAGCACCCCTTCGTGCTTCGTCTGGCTGGCTGGAATCGTATACCGTCCGTCCGTTCCGACCGTGCCCGGCCCTTCGACCTCGAACTTGAGTTCGTCCGCATGGGCATTCCGCAGGTACTGCCCTTTGGCGTTGTACAGCCGGGCATGAAACGCCTGCCGCGTCCCAGGCTTGAGCAGCGATTCCACTGGCACCAGTTCCAATTGCGCTGGTTTCTCATCGAGTGCGATATGCGCCTCCTGCGGCAGCGGCGGCAATGTGGCGGCCTCCCCCGGATGATCCGGCAGGCCAATGCAGTACATGTGGCCGGTCGTCGGGATATAGATCTTGCCGTTTGCGGCAATCGGCGAACCGTAGCATTCTTCGCCGCGCGGGAACCGGTACTTCGTGATGATCTCCGCCCCGTTCTCGGTCGGTTTCATCACATAACCGCGGCCGTTGACTTCGTTGACGTACATCTTGCCGTCGGCGTAAAGAATGTTCGCCCGCTGCATCGTTCCCAGAGGAATGGAATCGCCGATCGCTTCGCCTGTTTCAGCGTTCAGGCAGTACATCTTGGAACGGTCGTCCACGAAATAGATGCGGCCTTCGATCATGATGGGCGACGAGCGACCGACGGCGTATTCCGGCTTCTTCCAGATTGCGCCGGTCTTGGAAATGTCTCCTCGCAGAGTCGCGTCCAGACAGACA from the Planctomicrobium piriforme genome contains:
- a CDS encoding outer membrane protein assembly factor BamB family protein, giving the protein MKRLLLAVCFSATVSCLTGTPSTAVAADWPYWVGPRFTGVSPETGLPEKWDAKGGEGSNLLWKTAISSRSTPVLLDGRLYLITNSFPEEIAKTGEKVVCLDANTGDAVWEYDFNVYLSDVPIERVGWSSVVADPESGNVYAQGVCGYFCCLNGKTGKLVWDHSLSEEFGFLTTYGGRTNYPVVHEGNVIISAVATGWGDQARPNHRFLAMDKSNGQPVWYEGTRPLPEDTTYSAPVIGVIDGELQMVCGGGDGAIHSFQPRTGKKLWSYYMSAHGINTTPLIYGNRVYCGHSEENLDSTTMGSIVCLDATLRGDISKTGAIWKKPEYAVGRSSPIMIEGRIYFVDDRSKMYCLNAETGEAIGDSIPLGTMQRANILYADGKMYVNEVNGRGYVMKPTENGAEIITKYRFPRGEECYGSPIAANGKIYIPTTGHMYCIGLPDHPGEAATLPPLPQEAHIALDEKPAQLELVPVESLLKPGTRQAFHARLYNAKGQYLRNAHADELKFEVEGPGTVGTDGRYTIPASQTKHEGVLVSAKFKDVEGQARLRVIPDLNWSFDFNDGQIPQTWVGCAYRHVPLDWDLLSKLRAEDPQTGDLYIYMMTEFANFGPKRDFDDSTPQQRWKNFLTFLNLAEGTDKPKTIDDCKAKFDKGLQKLVDEGVLGSFTWSTWDRKTGNGDEVVAEPKLSVQKGPRKIDGNGVMCKITTIPKGTRSQGWMGPTDLHDYTVQADVLSFSRQNKLPDAGLIGQRYTFDLMGASQQVQLRTWTPQLNRFSSSVPFQWKPETWFTMKIKTSNEGDKVVVRGKIWPKAETEPEEWTVLAEDIEPNSKGSPGLFGNTKDGEFFYDNLTVTRNASE